In Silene latifolia isolate original U9 population chromosome 3, ASM4854445v1, whole genome shotgun sequence, a single window of DNA contains:
- the LOC141649500 gene encoding uncharacterized protein LOC141649500 — protein MIQDMVDQVRVIREKMKAAQDRQKSYADLRSDIEFAVGDKVLLKVSPMRGFMRFGKRGKRGQKFIGRYEIFDRVGEMAYRYALSPALDRVHNVFHVSKLRKYISDPSHVHEAEMIELDDAQSYMETPKEILDRKVRKTRHGETTLVKVLWSNHLVEEATWEAEGEHERAIPSTFRAVDLVVLMG, from the exons ATGATCCAAGATATGGTTGATCAAGTCCGTGTAATCCGTGAGAAGATGAAAGCCgcacaagataggcaaaagagctacgccgacttgagGAGTGACATAGAATTTGCGGTAGGAGACAAGGTACTACTCAAGGTTTCACCCATGAGAGGATTCATGAGATTTGGAAAAAGGGGCAAGCGGGGCCAAAAGTTCATTGGCCGCTATGAAATCTTTGATAGAGTCGGGGAGATGGCTTACCGCTATGCACTTTCACCGGCCTTGGACCGAGTTCACAATGTATTCCATGTGTCTAAATTGCGCAAGTACATAAGTGATCCCTCTCACGTGCACGAAGCGGAGATGATTGAACTTGATGATGCCCAATCATATATGGAAACACCCAAAgaaatcctagaccgaaaggttaggaagacaagACATGGTGAGACAACCTTGGTGAAAGTATTGTGGTCAAATCACCTTGTGGAGGAGGCCACTTGGGAGGCCGAGGGAGAACATGAAAGAGCGATACCCTCAACTTttcgagcag TCGATTTGGTTGTATTAATGGGATAA